A genomic stretch from Elusimicrobiota bacterium includes:
- a CDS encoding single-stranded DNA-binding protein — MSTLLRLVQLNNVQLVGRLTRDPELRFTTSGAPVCRFDLAVNRRYKDKAGEWKDDTSFIPVVVWREAGQRCGEKLKKGSPVYVEGRLKSRNWETKDGQKRSGHEVDASRVQFLEKADAGVGSPATDEEAPSAESDVSGSAPTTEDVPF, encoded by the coding sequence ATGTCGACGCTCCTGCGCCTCGTCCAGCTTAATAACGTTCAGCTCGTGGGTCGTCTGACCCGTGATCCGGAACTTCGGTTTACCACCTCAGGAGCTCCTGTTTGCCGGTTTGATCTCGCGGTCAACCGTCGCTATAAGGACAAGGCAGGGGAGTGGAAAGACGACACCTCGTTTATTCCTGTTGTCGTTTGGCGTGAAGCGGGGCAGCGTTGCGGAGAAAAATTGAAAAAGGGAAGCCCCGTCTACGTGGAAGGGCGGTTGAAAAGCCGCAATTGGGAAACCAAAGACGGACAGAAACGGTCTGGGCATGAAGTCGACGCTTCGCGCGTTCAGTTTCTGGAAAAAGCCGATGCAGGCGTGGGGTCCCCCGCGACTGATGAGGAGGCTCCCTCCGCGGAATCCGATGTGAGCGGTTCAGCCCCCACCACTGAAGATGTTCCATTTTAA
- a CDS encoding 30S ribosomal protein S18 yields MNETNPTSETPKAPVSASSPMGASRPPSGPRPGGRPGFGSGPRTGARPPAGAGGGRRGGRPMMRRKVCRFCAEKIEEVDYKAIPILRGFLTARGKMLGGRTTGNCARHQRQLTQGIKRSRMLALLPYTGE; encoded by the coding sequence ATGAATGAAACCAACCCAACTTCTGAAACACCGAAAGCGCCAGTGAGCGCTTCTTCACCGATGGGAGCCTCGCGGCCCCCCAGCGGGCCACGTCCGGGCGGACGGCCGGGATTTGGATCAGGTCCCCGGACGGGTGCCCGTCCTCCAGCGGGTGCCGGTGGAGGGCGTCGCGGTGGTCGTCCCATGATGCGGCGTAAAGTGTGCCGATTTTGCGCGGAAAAAATTGAAGAGGTGGATTACAAGGCCATTCCCATCCTCCGGGGGTTTTTGACAGCGCGAGGTAAAATGTTGGGGGGGCGAACGACAGGAAACTGCGCTCGTCATCAACGTCAATTGACCCAGGGCATCAAGCGGTCCCGTATGTTGGCCCTCCTGCCTTACACGGGAGAATAA
- the alr gene encoding alanine racemase, producing MSTTVLPGGPPFPIRPTWVEIDLDAFRHNLLAVADLLPRRVKMMAVLKADGYGHGATPLAQAARVLGTRLWGFGVSSVEEGLALRDGGCKENILILGSLYPFESFDVVLKNDLIPTVASRASALALASRAVQRGRPARCHIKIDTGMGRIGMSPATARDALGPFLKNPALRVEGIYSHLACADSASATTHQLKLFDQTISGLKRGRECLLHAANSAGLLARPGSHYDLVRPGLVLYGIPPWPALKRVVDLRPVLAWKTRMVFMKTVARGTPLSYGWTWRARRRSRVATLPVGYADGYRRALSNRGEVLVRGRRCPVLGRVTMDQILVDVTGRPGVDVGEEVVLIGPQGRERVTVEEMADRSDTIPYEILCGISKRVPRLVQGR from the coding sequence CTGAGCACGACGGTTCTTCCCGGCGGTCCTCCCTTCCCTATCCGACCCACTTGGGTGGAAATAGATCTGGACGCGTTTCGACATAATCTTTTGGCTGTGGCCGATCTCCTTCCTCGCCGGGTCAAAATGATGGCGGTCCTTAAGGCCGATGGGTATGGGCATGGGGCCACCCCTTTGGCGCAGGCCGCGAGGGTTCTCGGAACTCGGTTGTGGGGTTTCGGGGTCTCCAGTGTGGAGGAAGGCTTGGCTCTCCGGGACGGAGGATGTAAGGAAAACATTTTGATTTTAGGCAGTCTTTATCCTTTCGAGAGTTTCGACGTTGTATTAAAAAATGATTTGATCCCGACAGTGGCCAGTCGAGCGTCTGCTCTGGCCCTCGCGAGCCGGGCCGTTCAACGGGGGCGTCCGGCCCGCTGTCATATCAAGATCGACACCGGGATGGGACGGATTGGAATGTCCCCCGCCACGGCACGGGACGCTCTGGGTCCTTTCCTAAAAAATCCAGCGCTTCGTGTGGAAGGGATTTACAGCCATTTGGCCTGTGCCGATTCGGCATCTGCCACCACCCATCAACTCAAGTTGTTCGACCAAACAATTTCGGGTTTGAAGAGAGGGAGAGAATGTTTACTCCATGCGGCAAATTCGGCGGGGCTGTTGGCGCGTCCCGGTTCCCATTACGATCTGGTGCGACCAGGGTTGGTTCTTTACGGGATCCCTCCCTGGCCGGCCTTAAAACGAGTTGTTGATTTGCGCCCTGTTCTTGCGTGGAAAACCCGTATGGTTTTCATGAAGACGGTGGCTCGAGGGACGCCGCTCAGTTACGGGTGGACCTGGCGGGCCCGGCGCCGAAGCCGCGTGGCGACCCTTCCTGTGGGATACGCGGACGGTTACCGGCGGGCGTTATCCAACCGGGGGGAAGTGTTGGTGAGAGGCCGCCGCTGTCCCGTTCTGGGCCGGGTGACCATGGATCAAATTTTGGTGGATGTGACAGGTCGGCCTGGAGTGGATGTGGGGGAAGAGGTCGTCTTGATTGGGCCACAAGGGCGTGAACGGGTCACCGTGGAAGAGATGGCCGATCGATCCGATACGATTCCCTACGAAATTTTATGCGGTATTTCAAAACGTGTTCCGCGGTTGGTTCAGGGGAGATAA
- a CDS encoding divalent-cation tolerance protein CutA gives MNRTVVVFITTPNVRVSRRIARTLVKERLAACVNIVGNVTSIYRWNGKVEQALEHLLLAKTTAARFLALKRRVKSLHPSAVPEIVSIPIQSGSSAYLSWVVSSVS, from the coding sequence GTGAACCGCACGGTGGTCGTTTTCATAACGACGCCGAACGTTCGGGTCTCGCGACGCATAGCCAGAACTCTTGTGAAAGAACGGTTGGCGGCTTGTGTCAACATTGTCGGAAACGTCACATCTATTTACCGTTGGAATGGAAAAGTTGAACAGGCTTTGGAACACCTCCTTTTGGCGAAAACAACCGCCGCCCGATTTCTCGCCCTTAAGCGACGGGTCAAGTCCCTCCATCCCTCCGCTGTCCCTGAAATCGTTTCCATTCCCATCCAAAGTGGTTCGTCGGCCTATCTGTCGTGGGTGGTTTCTTCCGTTTCTTGA
- a CDS encoding 50S ribosomal protein L9: MKTKIILQEDIPNLGVAGDVKDVAPGYARNYLLPRKLAVPSSPRSRAVWDSRKKQLDEERKTKLQAAQERGRQLEEVVITISARAGQDGKLYGSVTTAEVAKALLGKGISIDRRWVELRDPIRTTGDFTGAVRLHPQVRAAFKIQVQPAG; this comes from the coding sequence ATGAAAACGAAAATTATCTTGCAGGAAGATATTCCGAATCTTGGGGTGGCGGGTGACGTGAAAGACGTGGCGCCCGGTTACGCGCGCAACTATCTGCTTCCTCGTAAGTTGGCGGTCCCTTCGAGCCCCCGCTCCCGTGCGGTGTGGGACTCTCGAAAAAAACAACTGGATGAGGAGCGGAAAACGAAACTTCAAGCGGCCCAGGAACGGGGTCGTCAGTTGGAAGAGGTGGTCATCACGATCAGCGCTCGCGCCGGTCAAGATGGAAAACTTTACGGTTCGGTGACAACGGCCGAGGTGGCCAAGGCACTTTTAGGCAAGGGAATTTCCATTGACCGTCGTTGGGTGGAATTGCGGGACCCTATTCGAACCACAGGTGATTTTACCGGAGCGGTCCGGCTTCACCCTCAGGTCCGCGCGGCCTTTAAAATTCAGGTCCAGCCCGCGGGGTAA
- the dnaB gene encoding replicative DNA helicase codes for MGSSLPLSARSSNVEGLPPQSREAEVAVLGSMLVEKESLLKALDVLREEDFYEENHRRIFSAIRALHDRNVTADVITVGDELEKGGRLAGLGGRAALFDLTNLVPSALHVEHYARIVREKSLFRQMIAIARTVADESMSPTEEAQALLDSAQQRFFVLAQDRASRGMVSASVLMQSAITTLEKLAESSKYVTGVSTGFSAWDKMTSGLQPSNLIIIAGRPSMGKTAFVLNIAEHVAIKEKKPVVFFSLEMSEQEIGLRLLCSQARINVRSVRDGFLSRKSWPTITNVASQIASAPLFFDFSTSPSILDIRGSARRWAHELKQKGTPLSLIIIDYLQLLQGGGRMESRQQEISEISRSIKGLARELQVPVIALSQLNRRPEDKGREGRPQLSDLRESGALEQDADVVAAIFREEVYKRDDPDVKGKAKLFVLKQRNGPIGDIDLNFISEFTKFVDPAPEGENF; via the coding sequence GTGGGATCTTCCCTCCCCCTTTCGGCACGTTCCTCGAACGTCGAAGGTCTTCCGCCTCAAAGTCGGGAGGCTGAAGTGGCTGTTTTGGGAAGTATGTTGGTGGAGAAGGAGTCACTCCTTAAAGCGTTGGATGTTCTTCGGGAAGAGGATTTCTACGAGGAAAACCACCGACGTATTTTTTCCGCAATCCGCGCGCTCCATGATCGGAACGTGACCGCCGATGTGATCACGGTAGGCGACGAGTTGGAGAAAGGCGGTCGTTTGGCGGGGCTGGGGGGGCGGGCGGCGCTTTTTGACCTGACCAACCTCGTTCCTTCCGCTCTCCATGTGGAACACTACGCCCGGATCGTTCGTGAAAAATCCCTCTTCCGTCAAATGATCGCCATCGCCCGAACGGTGGCCGACGAATCCATGTCTCCCACGGAGGAAGCTCAAGCGTTGTTGGACAGCGCCCAGCAACGTTTTTTCGTTTTGGCCCAGGACCGGGCCTCGAGGGGGATGGTCTCGGCCAGTGTGTTGATGCAAAGCGCCATCACCACGCTGGAGAAGCTGGCGGAATCGAGCAAATACGTGACCGGTGTTTCGACGGGGTTTTCCGCGTGGGACAAAATGACGTCGGGACTTCAACCCTCCAACTTGATTATCATTGCGGGACGGCCCTCCATGGGGAAAACGGCTTTTGTTCTGAATATTGCCGAACACGTCGCCATTAAGGAAAAAAAACCTGTGGTTTTCTTCTCCCTTGAAATGAGCGAGCAGGAAATCGGTCTTCGTCTCCTTTGCAGTCAGGCCCGGATCAATGTGCGGAGTGTTCGGGACGGGTTTCTCTCACGCAAGAGTTGGCCCACGATTACCAACGTGGCCAGCCAGATCGCTTCCGCCCCGCTCTTCTTTGATTTTTCAACGTCACCGTCCATCCTTGATATTCGAGGATCGGCCCGCCGTTGGGCCCACGAATTAAAACAGAAAGGCACGCCCTTGTCCTTGATCATTATCGATTACCTTCAACTTCTTCAGGGGGGCGGTCGGATGGAAAGCCGTCAGCAAGAAATCTCTGAAATTTCGCGGTCGATTAAGGGATTGGCGCGGGAACTGCAAGTTCCGGTCATCGCTCTGTCTCAGCTCAATCGTCGACCGGAAGACAAAGGCCGGGAAGGCCGTCCTCAACTGTCGGACCTTCGTGAATCGGGCGCTCTGGAGCAAGACGCCGACGTGGTGGCCGCGATCTTCCGAGAGGAAGTGTACAAGCGGGATGATCCGGATGTGAAAGGGAAAGCCAAATTGTTTGTTCTGAAACAGCGGAACGGACCGATCGGTGACATCGATTTGAATTTTATCTCGGAATTTACCAAGTTTGTCGATCCCGCTCCCGAAGGCGAAAACTTCTGA
- a CDS encoding polymer-forming cytoskeletal protein, with amino-acid sequence METTHMETIIGPGSRFQGTIRSKGFVRIDGIVEGGISAEGVIVGEKAHITGDILAKMVFVAGKVTGNVTAAQALELQPKGQIRGDVRAVQLSIADGALFEGNCLMTVEKIGAVDLSEVRSTSPAVSPS; translated from the coding sequence ATGGAAACGACCCATATGGAGACGATCATCGGGCCCGGTTCCCGGTTTCAGGGAACAATTCGATCCAAGGGATTTGTTCGCATTGACGGGATTGTGGAAGGGGGAATCTCCGCGGAAGGCGTTATCGTGGGTGAAAAAGCCCATATCACGGGGGACATCCTTGCCAAAATGGTTTTTGTTGCGGGGAAAGTAACGGGAAACGTCACGGCGGCCCAGGCCCTTGAACTTCAACCCAAAGGCCAAATCCGAGGGGACGTGCGGGCGGTCCAGCTGTCCATTGCGGACGGGGCTCTCTTTGAGGGGAATTGTCTCATGACAGTTGAAAAAATAGGCGCCGTGGACCTGTCCGAGGTCCGTTCCACCTCACCCGCCGTGTCTCCTTCCTAA
- a CDS encoding GAF domain-containing protein, with the protein MAGARDILFDSVKALERQTAGLHMVSQFATSTAPKEHVLNDLLGKVLEWVGAEAGAIALAEEGAGVFELAALRWAHLPVLQAAAKEKALRLFRVRLTEGIVGQVYQSGEPVILPDVSKNQAFRKDMADAVNYQVLNLLSVPLQLEGKRVGVLELFNKTPKGTFSASDMELAVSLAQQIALVLEVTRLRGNGSSNPSPVVPPPGSGPSSDEFLEARRMARDAQSQLKETHALLEIALQSRDVNARQVQVLTEELEKAKALTDAATPAEQRVRLLRSIEPLAFSLDPQTVMRNFGELAARLVNAQALQLFVWAPKNERFSLGFSTAGMAPNIGNPPSFKKGEGLAGCAADRMGLVQVEDVTREDHFSKSIDEVPGIMTRSVLAGPLLVEGRLVGVVEAINRKDGLPFSTEDGESLSGLALLGAVALDKAFEHQMLRDTAFSILACNADLLDSPGGGAGRADRLRRMVVLLGKSLHWSPQALREAEWASLLFNRGKVGIPPEILSKTGDLLPKDRELLLSVPRISSEGLASDPLLSEAAILIRHVNERWDGEGTPDRLTGEEIPMASRVIALVESFDGLTAGFQGRKPLPLDVALKEVESCSGKQFDPALVTLLQRLVRAGELPLSLA; encoded by the coding sequence GTGGCGGGCGCCCGGGACATACTCTTCGATTCAGTGAAGGCACTGGAGCGGCAAACCGCCGGTCTTCATATGGTGTCCCAATTTGCCACGTCCACGGCTCCCAAGGAACATGTTCTTAATGATCTCTTGGGGAAAGTGTTGGAATGGGTGGGAGCCGAAGCGGGGGCCATTGCGTTAGCGGAGGAAGGCGCTGGCGTATTTGAGTTGGCGGCCCTACGGTGGGCTCACCTCCCCGTTTTACAGGCCGCTGCCAAGGAGAAAGCGCTCCGGTTGTTCCGGGTTCGTTTAACGGAAGGAATCGTGGGTCAAGTGTATCAAAGTGGCGAGCCCGTTATTCTTCCGGACGTGTCCAAAAATCAAGCTTTTCGTAAGGACATGGCCGACGCTGTCAATTACCAGGTTCTTAATCTTCTTTCTGTTCCCCTCCAGTTGGAGGGAAAACGTGTGGGTGTATTGGAATTGTTCAATAAGACACCGAAGGGAACCTTTTCGGCCAGCGATATGGAATTGGCGGTTTCACTGGCCCAACAGATCGCGCTCGTTCTGGAGGTCACCCGCTTGCGTGGGAACGGGTCTTCGAATCCCTCCCCGGTGGTTCCTCCTCCTGGCTCAGGCCCCTCCTCCGATGAATTCCTAGAGGCCCGTCGGATGGCTCGGGACGCCCAATCCCAATTAAAAGAAACCCATGCCCTTCTTGAAATTGCCCTTCAGTCACGGGATGTTAACGCCCGCCAAGTTCAGGTTCTTACGGAAGAGTTGGAGAAAGCCAAAGCATTAACGGATGCGGCCACCCCGGCTGAACAAAGGGTGCGGCTCCTTCGTTCCATCGAACCACTTGCTTTTTCCTTAGACCCCCAAACGGTGATGAGAAATTTCGGGGAATTGGCGGCTCGGCTCGTGAACGCTCAAGCCCTTCAGCTTTTTGTTTGGGCGCCGAAAAACGAACGGTTTTCTCTTGGTTTTTCCACCGCTGGAATGGCTCCAAATATTGGGAATCCCCCTTCGTTTAAAAAAGGAGAAGGACTAGCGGGGTGCGCCGCGGACCGGATGGGCCTGGTTCAAGTAGAGGACGTGACGCGGGAAGACCATTTTTCTAAATCCATCGATGAAGTTCCTGGGATCATGACGCGCTCCGTTTTGGCGGGGCCGTTACTGGTGGAGGGGCGTTTGGTTGGGGTGGTCGAGGCCATCAACCGGAAGGACGGCCTTCCTTTTTCAACCGAAGATGGTGAGAGTTTGTCGGGGTTGGCGTTGTTGGGCGCGGTGGCGCTGGACAAAGCCTTCGAACATCAAATGTTAAGGGATACCGCTTTTTCTATTTTGGCTTGCAACGCCGATCTCCTGGATTCCCCCGGAGGGGGGGCGGGGCGAGCGGACCGACTTCGGCGAATGGTCGTGCTCCTGGGGAAATCTCTCCACTGGTCGCCTCAGGCCCTTCGGGAGGCGGAGTGGGCATCTCTTTTATTTAATAGGGGCAAGGTGGGGATCCCACCCGAAATCCTCTCTAAGACGGGAGATCTTTTACCCAAGGATCGGGAACTTCTCTTGAGTGTTCCTCGCATCAGCTCTGAAGGATTGGCTTCCGACCCGTTACTTTCTGAAGCCGCGATCCTCATCCGCCACGTCAACGAGCGATGGGACGGGGAGGGGACACCAGACCGTCTTACAGGTGAGGAAATCCCTATGGCTTCCCGGGTGATCGCGCTGGTGGAGTCTTTTGACGGTTTAACCGCTGGGTTCCAGGGCCGAAAACCTCTCCCTCTGGACGTCGCTCTTAAAGAGGTCGAAAGCTGTTCTGGAAAACAGTTTGATCCGGCGCTCGTGACGCTCCTTCAGCGTCTTGTTCGCGCCGGAGAATTGCCCCTGTCCCTGGCGTGA
- a CDS encoding prepilin-type N-terminal cleavage/methylation domain-containing protein, translated as MKNVYPPNRSDESGGGLAGMVALERRGANGGRPVLGFTLVELMMVVAVLSIVASIAIPKFSNLLLKAQESSSRGNLGALRASLHIYYADNLGLFPLAGNLTSSLTTGGRYLKKMPQCHVPPPGSHSSTTDVTDYAGSYTDLGDWMYFASSGEITINCTHPDAKGQVWSTW; from the coding sequence ATGAAAAACGTTTATCCACCAAACAGAAGCGACGAATCAGGGGGGGGGCTGGCGGGGATGGTCGCCCTGGAGCGGCGCGGAGCGAACGGGGGGAGGCCTGTTTTGGGCTTTACGTTGGTTGAGCTCATGATGGTGGTGGCGGTCCTCAGTATTGTTGCTTCCATTGCGATTCCCAAATTCAGCAACTTGTTACTTAAGGCACAAGAATCTTCAAGCCGGGGAAATTTAGGGGCCCTCCGCGCGTCATTGCACATCTATTACGCGGACAACTTAGGACTCTTTCCTTTGGCCGGGAATTTAACCAGTTCCCTTACAACCGGTGGACGCTATTTAAAAAAGATGCCCCAGTGTCATGTCCCTCCCCCAGGTTCTCATTCTTCAACTACTGATGTGACGGATTACGCTGGATCGTATACCGATTTGGGGGATTGGATGTATTTCGCTTCTTCAGGGGAGATCACGATCAACTGTACGCACCCCGACGCTAAGGGGCAAGTTTGGAGCACGTGGTGA
- a CDS encoding peptidoglycan DD-metalloendopeptidase family protein has protein sequence MARVWRRWQKEANRRLTIMVIPHGVARPRQISLPIPFLAVLFVSWTVLTGWAGFAASERFDYWRARVNSHFLKMKLTYLNNQVSQSRAMMDEVKTLEAELRTLIGLGSREAIIQTDPPSNLSGPPTSLGGPSLEDANALERSLQSGIPEIRFEEMARSIRALRSEAEERLAGVRALNHEIDSKRKIYRATPNLWPVSGYLTSHFGSRLSPIDGFRESHQGMDIAGPEGSPIRVTADGVVKLAGWAGGYGNVVVVDHGLGYSTRYGHNRQVVVKTGDRVKRGQVIALMGQTGKATGPHCHYEVWYNGHAVNPSKFLIKHTS, from the coding sequence ATGGCGCGTGTGTGGCGCCGTTGGCAAAAAGAAGCGAACAGACGTCTGACCATCATGGTGATCCCCCACGGGGTCGCGCGTCCGCGCCAGATTTCTCTCCCCATCCCTTTCCTGGCCGTTTTGTTTGTGTCCTGGACAGTGTTGACCGGGTGGGCCGGTTTTGCCGCGTCCGAACGGTTCGATTATTGGCGCGCGCGGGTGAACAGCCACTTCCTCAAGATGAAGCTGACTTATCTCAATAACCAGGTCAGTCAATCCCGAGCCATGATGGACGAAGTTAAGACGTTGGAAGCCGAATTGCGAACCCTCATTGGATTAGGGAGCCGGGAAGCCATTATTCAGACCGACCCCCCCTCCAACCTATCGGGGCCCCCGACTTCATTAGGGGGACCTTCTTTGGAAGATGCCAACGCTTTGGAACGATCCCTCCAATCGGGCATTCCCGAAATACGTTTCGAGGAGATGGCTCGATCCATCCGCGCTCTACGTTCGGAAGCGGAGGAACGACTGGCGGGGGTTCGTGCGCTCAACCATGAGATTGATTCAAAACGAAAAATTTATCGGGCGACACCCAACCTCTGGCCCGTTTCAGGGTATCTCACCTCCCATTTTGGGTCTCGACTCTCCCCCATCGATGGGTTCCGAGAATCTCACCAAGGCATGGACATTGCAGGCCCGGAGGGATCCCCGATAAGGGTCACTGCGGACGGTGTGGTCAAACTGGCGGGATGGGCTGGCGGGTATGGGAACGTGGTCGTGGTGGATCACGGCCTCGGCTACTCCACCCGCTATGGCCACAACCGCCAGGTCGTTGTCAAAACCGGTGACCGGGTAAAAAGAGGTCAGGTGATTGCCCTCATGGGCCAAACCGGAAAAGCCACTGGCCCCCATTGTCATTACGAAGTATGGTATAATGGTCACGCTGTGAATCCATCCAAATTCCTCATCAAGCACACCTCCTAA
- the maf gene encoding septum formation protein Maf, producing the protein MSSRILVAKKMGKEQKKQRRKIFEKPDFFLASLSPRRRVLLRRIVPGFRVVPSGVVEFPHQPGERVSRYVKKLARQKAVAVARRFTRGLSLGADTVVARRGRVYGKPVDQSDAFRILSELSGKWHDVYTGLALALCPGRRVWTCVFRSRVQMRKFSPQELRHFSKLNHDKAGAYAAQARGNPYIYSFEGDFDTIVGLPLRGVWELLGKALKAGCVASDQRLFLGSGGRGGFGVGRRFNGGCF; encoded by the coding sequence TTGAGTTCGCGTATTCTTGTGGCCAAAAAGATGGGGAAAGAGCAGAAAAAACAGCGCAGAAAAATTTTCGAAAAACCGGACTTCTTCCTGGCCTCTCTTTCGCCCCGGAGGCGGGTCCTGTTACGACGAATTGTCCCGGGTTTCCGCGTTGTCCCCAGTGGGGTGGTGGAGTTCCCTCATCAACCGGGGGAGAGGGTTTCCCGTTACGTTAAGAAATTAGCGCGCCAAAAAGCGGTGGCCGTGGCGCGGCGATTTACACGTGGACTCTCTCTTGGCGCGGATACCGTGGTTGCCCGCAGAGGGAGGGTGTACGGAAAGCCTGTGGACCAGTCAGATGCCTTTCGGATACTCTCTGAATTAAGTGGGAAATGGCATGACGTTTACACGGGTTTGGCCCTGGCTCTTTGCCCCGGCAGGCGGGTCTGGACCTGTGTGTTCCGCTCCCGTGTTCAAATGCGAAAATTTAGTCCACAGGAACTTCGCCATTTTTCCAAATTAAATCACGATAAAGCTGGGGCTTACGCCGCTCAGGCCCGGGGCAACCCCTATATTTATTCTTTCGAAGGGGATTTTGATACCATCGTGGGCCTCCCCCTTCGAGGTGTTTGGGAGTTGCTTGGAAAAGCGCTAAAGGCTGGGTGCGTTGCTTCGGATCAGAGGTTATTTTTAGGGAGTGGAGGGCGGGGCGGGTTCGGGGTTGGGAGGCGGTTCAACGGTGGGTGTTTCTAA
- the rpsF gene encoding 30S ribosomal protein S6 — MVHYETVFVLPGDTQPQKVDDFVEKTKSLIVQKGGEVTLTEKWGRRRLAYPIGRQREGYYTFLQFNADPSFVAEFNQFFRVSEDIIRHLICKALKGKPASPLMVLPPPAPHESHGHRPPVSGSVAAVAPATAPLPVVPEVPHVDAPAPRPA; from the coding sequence TTGGTCCATTACGAAACAGTCTTTGTATTGCCCGGCGACACTCAGCCCCAAAAGGTTGACGATTTCGTCGAAAAAACAAAATCCCTCATCGTTCAAAAAGGTGGCGAAGTCACTCTCACGGAGAAGTGGGGCCGTCGTCGGTTGGCTTATCCCATTGGCCGTCAGCGGGAGGGATACTATACGTTCCTCCAATTTAACGCGGACCCTTCTTTTGTGGCGGAGTTTAATCAGTTTTTTCGGGTCTCGGAAGATATTATTCGTCACCTGATTTGCAAAGCCCTCAAGGGCAAGCCGGCGTCCCCTTTGATGGTTCTGCCGCCGCCAGCTCCCCATGAATCCCACGGACATCGTCCCCCGGTGAGTGGTTCCGTTGCCGCCGTTGCGCCGGCCACCGCTCCTCTCCCGGTTGTTCCCGAGGTTCCCCATGTCGACGCTCCTGCGCCTCGTCCAGCTTAA
- a CDS encoding SurA N-terminal domain-containing protein → MKWFRDHRKKIILSVVAIFVVGTFASFGSYFFDQSPFDAAILVNNRKIPYKRFETLYGQVLEDQRQRSPSPLTNPQREYLKRQVVQSLVQEEVFVNQAENLGIKVTDTELAQVLQTVPAFQREGRFDPQLYREALGRIRLRVEDFESEQRRQLMAQKTQFIMASGVKISSLEFPAKVKTALAQGTEEVKKKILENPNEFRDEVRRNEMQACLQEWYSDVSTRLKVKVQLAKLETPTVEPPPNPEPAPPSTP, encoded by the coding sequence ATGAAATGGTTTCGCGATCACCGAAAAAAAATCATCCTGAGCGTTGTCGCCATCTTTGTCGTGGGGACATTCGCAAGCTTCGGAAGCTATTTTTTTGACCAATCCCCTTTTGATGCCGCGATCCTCGTTAACAATCGAAAAATTCCCTATAAACGGTTCGAGACACTTTACGGACAAGTCTTGGAAGACCAAAGGCAACGCTCGCCATCCCCATTGACAAACCCCCAGCGGGAGTATCTCAAACGACAAGTGGTTCAGAGTCTTGTTCAGGAAGAAGTTTTTGTCAACCAAGCGGAAAATCTCGGCATAAAAGTAACCGACACCGAACTGGCCCAAGTCCTCCAAACGGTTCCCGCGTTTCAACGGGAAGGCCGGTTCGACCCCCAACTCTACCGTGAAGCATTGGGAAGGATTCGTCTACGGGTGGAGGATTTTGAATCGGAACAACGACGACAACTGATGGCACAAAAAACTCAGTTTATTATGGCGTCAGGAGTCAAAATTTCCTCCCTGGAATTCCCCGCCAAAGTAAAAACCGCCTTGGCTCAGGGCACGGAGGAAGTTAAAAAAAAGATCCTGGAAAATCCCAATGAATTCAGAGACGAAGTTCGCCGTAACGAAATGCAGGCGTGTTTGCAGGAATGGTATTCAGACGTGAGTACTCGGCTTAAAGTGAAAGTCCAATTAGCAAAATTAGAAACACCCACCGTTGAACCGCCTCCCAACCCCGAACCCGCCCCGCCCTCCACTCCCTAA